The Planococcus donghaensis genome contains a region encoding:
- a CDS encoding methionine ABC transporter ATP-binding protein — MIELKKVTKKFDTGKAILTAVDEVDLSIADGEIFGIIGYSGAGKSTLIRLLNGLEKPTSGTVEINGQMITAIKGGELRKARQKVSMIFQHFNLLWSRTVKENIEFPLEIAGVAKSQRGKRVQELIELVGLAGRENAYPSELSGGQKQRVGIARALANDPEVLLCDEATSALDPETTDAILDLLVDINKRLGLTIVLITHEMHVIRKICHRVAVMEGGRVVELGDVLTVFQSPQAEITKRFVAQVADSKDSRETIKNLRELYPTGELVKLVFLGEQTEKPLLTKLIRSHSVDVNIVQGNISHTQRGAYGTLILQLKGSPAEIEEALAFLRAEDIQAEVMQND; from the coding sequence ATGATTGAGTTAAAGAAAGTAACAAAAAAATTCGACACGGGCAAAGCAATACTAACAGCCGTTGACGAAGTCGATTTATCCATTGCCGATGGAGAAATTTTCGGGATTATCGGATATAGTGGAGCAGGTAAAAGTACGTTAATCCGCTTATTAAATGGTTTGGAAAAGCCGACATCAGGAACTGTAGAAATTAACGGTCAAATGATCACCGCGATCAAAGGTGGAGAATTACGCAAAGCTCGCCAAAAAGTAAGCATGATTTTCCAACATTTCAACTTGCTTTGGTCTCGTACCGTGAAAGAAAATATTGAGTTTCCATTAGAAATTGCCGGAGTGGCAAAATCACAACGTGGAAAACGAGTACAGGAACTTATCGAACTTGTGGGGTTAGCTGGTCGTGAAAACGCATATCCGTCTGAACTGTCTGGCGGACAAAAGCAGCGCGTTGGTATTGCTCGTGCGTTAGCAAATGATCCCGAAGTGTTATTATGCGATGAAGCAACGTCGGCACTTGATCCAGAAACGACGGATGCTATTTTAGACTTACTTGTGGACATTAATAAACGTCTCGGACTAACGATTGTGTTGATTACTCATGAAATGCATGTTATACGAAAAATATGTCATCGCGTAGCGGTAATGGAAGGCGGTCGAGTGGTTGAACTTGGAGATGTGTTAACTGTTTTTCAATCTCCACAAGCAGAAATCACGAAGCGCTTTGTTGCACAAGTAGCTGATAGCAAAGATTCACGAGAAACCATTAAAAACTTGCGGGAACTATACCCAACCGGTGAATTAGTAAAATTGGTCTTTCTTGGCGAACAAACTGAAAAGCCTTTATTAACAAAATTGATTCGCAGCCATTCAGTAGACGTCAATATTGTTCAAGGGAATATTTCACATACACAGCGAGGAGCGTATGGAACATTGATTTTGCAGTTAAAAGGTTCTCCGGCAGAAATTGAAGAAGCATTAGCCTTTCTTCGTGCAGAAGATATTCAAGCGGAGGTGATGCAAAATGATTGA